A window of the Ammoniphilus oxalaticus genome harbors these coding sequences:
- a CDS encoding prohibitin family protein: MDDKKVVQYPNPKNLSKGIIGIVILGLVALLAFQSFTIIPAGHRGVVLQLGAVQPKVLDEGLHLIVPFIQTVVPIEVRVQKTESDQISASRDLQTITTTIAVNYRLDSHNVNTLYQNVGLEYPSRIVDPAIGEALKAVTAQYTAEELISKRSEVSAKVKEVLAAKLSVYNMNLNEINITEFKFSEDFNRAIEQKQIAEQQALKSKLDLERIKIEKEQEITRAQAQAEALRLQKQEVTSELIKLREIEAQIKAIEKWDGKLPNVTGGATPFIDVNNVRNQ, translated from the coding sequence ATGGACGATAAAAAAGTAGTGCAATACCCAAATCCAAAAAATCTATCTAAAGGAATTATTGGTATCGTTATATTAGGCCTAGTCGCGTTACTTGCCTTTCAATCATTTACGATCATCCCGGCCGGACACCGTGGCGTTGTTTTGCAACTTGGGGCGGTTCAACCCAAAGTCCTTGATGAAGGTTTACACCTCATCGTTCCTTTTATTCAAACCGTTGTCCCGATTGAAGTCCGCGTCCAGAAGACAGAGTCGGATCAAATCTCGGCCAGCCGCGATTTACAAACGATCACGACGACGATTGCCGTAAACTATCGCCTGGATAGTCATAACGTCAATACACTTTATCAAAATGTCGGACTTGAATATCCATCGCGGATTGTTGACCCCGCCATCGGGGAAGCTTTAAAGGCTGTTACAGCCCAATATACCGCTGAAGAACTCATTTCCAAACGTTCCGAGGTAAGCGCGAAGGTCAAAGAAGTGCTGGCGGCAAAGCTGAGCGTCTATAATATGAACTTGAACGAAATAAACATTACGGAGTTTAAATTTTCGGAAGATTTCAACCGAGCGATTGAACAGAAACAAATCGCGGAACAACAAGCTTTGAAATCGAAACTTGACCTTGAGCGGATTAAGATTGAAAAAGAGCAAGAAATTACACGGGCCCAAGCTCAAGCCGAAGCTTTACGATTACAAAAGCAAGAAGTCACATCGGAGTTAATCAAATTACGAGAAATTGAAGCTCAAATCAAAGCAATCGAAAAATGGGACGGTAAACTGCCAAATGTAACAGGCGGGGCGACTCCGTTTATCGATGTTAATAACGTAAGAAATCAATAA